The following coding sequences lie in one Anoplolepis gracilipes chromosome 4, ASM4749672v1, whole genome shotgun sequence genomic window:
- the Trus gene encoding programmed cell death protein 2-like, with amino-acid sequence MACDNRTKVYLGYEDEYVTDKYRSLLNFTTNKIGGHPNCYEKNTLLSPQCRLCGLYQLLALQLYAPLDNSKYHRTLYIFACINPNCWNQNKSWTCLRIQHLEDETNTSVPDSGSVNVPSTTAWLSDADDWGDNVNDNASEPNGNNMLENDAFHFSLHKEIDQDIREELSTLRVDDPNANSPTSVDSPVSGGAVGRLDSPQASAEIDGDENEVVCIDTPTQPQCDLVSLLHEVTPLPLQIMNEEIKYTFDEIFLSVDEEDCGTDVSQHVRDLLVEYQHGNPDPSTKFMPDSGNPKTIDTDVEKYEKGVPKHGDEMFHNFVCRIQRNPGQLLRYSRDNSAPLLLYPLSGNIGKCRNCGDEMIFELQVLPTIIPKLVLNPRSERNFQIEFGTVLIYTCIRSCWSAADLYREEHVVVQAERL; translated from the exons ATGGCTTGCGACAATCGTACGAAAGTGTACCTCGGATATGAGGACGAGTATGTCACGGACAAGTATCGGTCCTTGCTCAACTTTACGACGAACAAGATTGGCGGGCATCCG AACTGTTAtgagaaaaatacattattgtcGCCACAATGCAGACTCTGTGGCTTGTATCAACTCTTAGCGCTCCAGTTGTACGCACCATTAGATAATTCAAAATACCATCggacattatacatatttgcatGCATCAATCCAAACTGCTGGAATCAAAATAAAAGCTGGACATGCTTGAGAATACAGCACTTAGAAGATGAAACTAATACAAGCGTTCCGGATTCTGGGAGTGTTAATGTGCCATCTACAACAGCTTGGTTATCAGATGCGGATGATTGGGGGGATAATGTAAATGACAATGCATCAGAACCGAATGGGAATAATATGTTGGAAAATGATgcatttcatttttctttgcatAAAGAAATAGATCAAGACATACGAGAAGAACTATCTACACTGCGCGTAGATGATCCAAATGCAAATAG TCCAACAAGTGTGGACTCTCCTGTTAGTGGAGGCGCCGTAGGTCGTCTGGATTCTCCTCAAGCTTCAGCAGAGATCGATGGAGATGAAAACGAAGTTGTATGCATCGATACTCCGACACAACCGCAATGTGATTTAGTTAGTTTATTGCACGAAGTAACTCCGTTGCCATTGCAAATAATGAACgaggaaattaaatatacatttgacgaaatatttctttcggTTGACGAAGAGGATTGCGGTACAGATGTATCCCAACACGTTCGAGATTTATTAGTCGAATATCAACATGGCAATCCAGATCCATCGACGAAGTTTATGCCAGATTCGGGCAATCCCAAGACAATTGATACAGATGTGGAAAAGTACGAGAAAGGTGTCCCTAAGCACGGTGACGAAATGTTCCACAATTTTGTATGCAGAATACAAAGAAATCCTGGACAGCTGCTACG ttattcaAGAGACAATTCTGCACCGTTACTATTATATCCACTAAGCGGTAATATTGGTAAATGTCGGAATTGCGGTGATGAGATGATATTTGAGTTGCAAGTTTTACCGACGATCATACCGAAATTGGTATTAAATCCACGCAGCGAACGGAATTTTCAGATTGAATTTGGTACAGTTTTAATATACACTTGCATTAGAAGCTGTTGGTCTGCGGCTGATTTATATCGAGAAGAGCATGTTGTTGTTCAAGCGGaaagattataa
- the Fy gene encoding protein fuzzy homolog isoform X1 yields the protein MSAYVMCLTSSGGIPLFSRQKGDCDTMTFSKIASLNGVHMFLKSQDISLLSTDLPDMTVIWKEFEQCIILIAIASGVTKYILDKFLDATFGAMVLFTGIDEIKNCKNIERLKKDMRLCSSIIDSLMDCLDIGDKISTKTNMVNMTECIISSENILLQTCLEGFMEYLDSIYGCVLVHGCVAAATEGWWSLEPVERKLLIIAITSESICTTHDIPVFLPCKSPNVAFRLVSITLINHVQVLALCGPNPELTEIERIAVQCWKSNMDVLCTVEQCYPRNLPASVSLDNETLGFLLVNYKVKKFVLGRNLQCDKNRVTGSHRLDILRTFYHQAVEMFGLSVEHKESNDETVITNAWQFTGAKETYLCSEYHKCHAVKHNDYILCVLYTSVVPTHTMRLISQKILKMMFNDKQTHW from the exons ATGTCAGCATATGTTATGTGCTTAACTTCCTCTGGAGGAATTCCTTTATTTTCTCGTCAGAAGGGAGACTGTGATACA AtgacattttcaaaaattgcatCCCTCAATGGAGTTCATATGTTCTTAAAATCACAAGACATCAGTCTGTTAAGTACCGACTTGCCAGATATGACAGTAATATGGAAAGAATTTGagcaatgtattatattaatagcaaTTGCCAGCGGAGTAACAAAATACATACTGGATAAATTTCTGGACGCTACTTTTGGTGCAATGGTCCTTTTCACTGGcattgatgaaataaaaaattgtaaaaatatagagagaCTTAAGAAAGATATGCGACTTTGCAGTTCTATTATTGATAGTTTAATGGATTGTTTGGACATaggagataaaatttctacaaaaaCCAATATGGTTAATATGACAGAATGCATCATATcctcagaaaatattttgcttcag ACTTGTTTAGAAGGATTTATGGAATATTTGGACTCGATATATGGATGTGTTCTGGTGCATGGTTGTGTGGCAGCTGCTACAGAAGGTTGGTGGTCTTTAGAACCTGTggaaagaaaattgttaataatagcAATTACTTCAGAGAGTATTTGTACTACACATGATATTCCAGTTTTTTTACCTTGTAAAAGTCCAAat gTGGCTTTCAGATTAGTATCTATAACTCTTATTAATCATGTACAAGTTCTGGCATTATGTGGACCTAATCCAGAATTAACAGAAATTGAGAGGATTGCTGTACAATGTTGGAAGAGTAATATGGATGTATTATGCACTGTTGAACAATGTTATCCACGAAATTTACCTGCATCAGTCTCTTTAGATAATGAGACACTTGG atttctgCTGGTAAattacaaagtaaaaaaatttgtacttgGCAGGAACTTGCAATGTGACAAAAATCGTGTAACAGGATCGCATAGATTAGATATTTTACGAACGTTTTATCATCAAGCAGTTGAAATGTTTGGCCTATCAGTTGAACACAAAGAGAGTAATGACGAGACGGTAATTACCAATGCCTGGCAGTTTACTGGAGCAAAGGAAACATACTTATGTTCCGAATATCATAAATGTCATGCTGTTAAACATAATGATTATATTCTTTGTGTTTTATACACATCTGTAGTACCTACTCATACCATGAGACTGATTAGTCAAAAGATACTAAAAATGATGTTTAATGATAAACAAACACATTGGTAG
- the Fy gene encoding protein fuzzy homolog isoform X2, with product MSAYVMCLTSSGGIPLFSRQKGDCDTMTFSKIASLNGVHMFLKSQDISLLSTDLPDMTVIWKEFEQCIILIAIASGVTKYILDKFLDATFGAMVLFTGIDEIKNCKNIERLKKDMRLCSSIIDSLMDCLDIGDKISTKTNMVNMTECIISSENILLQTCLEGFMEYLDSIYGCVLVHGCVAAATEGWWSLEPVERKLLIIAITSESICTTHDIPVFLPCKSPNVAFRLVSITLINHVQVLALCGPNPELTEIERIAVQCWKSNMDVLCTVEQCYPRNLPASVSLDNETLGNLQCDKNRVTGSHRLDILRTFYHQAVEMFGLSVEHKESNDETVITNAWQFTGAKETYLCSEYHKCHAVKHNDYILCVLYTSVVPTHTMRLISQKILKMMFNDKQTHW from the exons ATGTCAGCATATGTTATGTGCTTAACTTCCTCTGGAGGAATTCCTTTATTTTCTCGTCAGAAGGGAGACTGTGATACA AtgacattttcaaaaattgcatCCCTCAATGGAGTTCATATGTTCTTAAAATCACAAGACATCAGTCTGTTAAGTACCGACTTGCCAGATATGACAGTAATATGGAAAGAATTTGagcaatgtattatattaatagcaaTTGCCAGCGGAGTAACAAAATACATACTGGATAAATTTCTGGACGCTACTTTTGGTGCAATGGTCCTTTTCACTGGcattgatgaaataaaaaattgtaaaaatatagagagaCTTAAGAAAGATATGCGACTTTGCAGTTCTATTATTGATAGTTTAATGGATTGTTTGGACATaggagataaaatttctacaaaaaCCAATATGGTTAATATGACAGAATGCATCATATcctcagaaaatattttgcttcag ACTTGTTTAGAAGGATTTATGGAATATTTGGACTCGATATATGGATGTGTTCTGGTGCATGGTTGTGTGGCAGCTGCTACAGAAGGTTGGTGGTCTTTAGAACCTGTggaaagaaaattgttaataatagcAATTACTTCAGAGAGTATTTGTACTACACATGATATTCCAGTTTTTTTACCTTGTAAAAGTCCAAat gTGGCTTTCAGATTAGTATCTATAACTCTTATTAATCATGTACAAGTTCTGGCATTATGTGGACCTAATCCAGAATTAACAGAAATTGAGAGGATTGCTGTACAATGTTGGAAGAGTAATATGGATGTATTATGCACTGTTGAACAATGTTATCCACGAAATTTACCTGCATCAGTCTCTTTAGATAATGAGACACTTGG GAACTTGCAATGTGACAAAAATCGTGTAACAGGATCGCATAGATTAGATATTTTACGAACGTTTTATCATCAAGCAGTTGAAATGTTTGGCCTATCAGTTGAACACAAAGAGAGTAATGACGAGACGGTAATTACCAATGCCTGGCAGTTTACTGGAGCAAAGGAAACATACTTATGTTCCGAATATCATAAATGTCATGCTGTTAAACATAATGATTATATTCTTTGTGTTTTATACACATCTGTAGTACCTACTCATACCATGAGACTGATTAGTCAAAAGATACTAAAAATGATGTTTAATGATAAACAAACACATTGGTAG